The stretch of DNA TGGCACCTCGTCTATGTGCGCGTCGAACCGGGATACGACGCGAAGGTCTTTTCGGATGTCATCCACTTGAAAGTGGCCAAAGACAATGCGAATGTGGTCGGTTTGGATGCCTCCGAGTATATCCGGAAGGAAAACACAACTAAACAACCGATCATTGAGATCGACTGGAACACTTTTTTCCATTCGGACGTTGAAATCGTCAAAAAGGAACTCGCCTACGTGGAGAATAAACAGCTGGAACAACGGTTGGCGCATTATTTGACAGTCCTATCCGATGAACACGGCATACCGGGCACCTATGCCGTCGTCGTCGATACGGAAACAGCAGAAGTGATCAAAACCGAGAAGTTGGATTAGCATGGGCACCCAAAATCCATATTGGAATTTCCCTCCCGACATGCCATAATGGAAATAGGAATAGTGGTATGGTATTGTATATCGGCTTGCGACCTTAGTCATGTGCAGACCGATTCGGATCGATGCCATGAAACGGTATTCGGATGATTTCAGGATGGCGGGTGTTTACAATGCTATTGACAGTCGGTACGATCATTTTGATTGATAAGGAATATACGAAAGACAGCGAAAAATATAAAAGCAAGGTAGTGGATATCGGGGACGATCACGTCATGATCGATTATCCGACCCATGTCGAAACGGGCCGGACGACCTTCATCATTGACGGAACGACGTTGCTCGTTACGTTCATTGACCAAAATAAGATTTCGTATGCGTTCAAGACAGAAGTATGCGGCCGGCTCAATAAAGGAATCCCCATGTTGAAGCTGTCGTATCCCGGAGACGATCAGCTGTACAAAATCCAGCGGCGCGAATTCGTCAGAGTGGAAACTGCAATCGACGTGGCGGTAGAAACGGAAGAAGGGTTCAGCCAGTTCGTAGCGGAGGATTTGAGCGCGGGCGGCATCGCCCTCAATTTCCCCCGTAAGGTCCCATTCCGGGACGGGGATGTCGTCAATATGACAATTGTCCTCCCTTTCCTGGATAAAGAAATCAAATATGTCCGGACCCTTGCGAAAGCGGTCCGCATCTGGGAGAAGAACGGCCGCACGATCGGCTCCTTTCAATTCGAAGACATCGAAGCCGTCGACAGGCAATATATCATCCGTTTCTGTTTCGAACGGCAATTGCAATCGAGAAACCGGGAATCGTAAGAGACGGATTTGAAATGCTTTTCATTCCGATCAAGATCCATACAAAGGGGAAAGTCTGCGTGAACGGGACTTTTCCCTTTTCGATATGATACAATGTTTTCGAATTGACTACGGGGGTAGATGATATGGTAAATGGCATTCAAATTGCGATTGACGGTCCAGCGGGCGCGGGGAAGAGCACCGTTGCCAAAATGGCGGCCGAGAAACTGGGCTTTACGTACATTGATACAGGGGCGATGTATCGCGCATTGACGCATAAGGCGCTCATCGATCACATAGATATAAATGACGAGGATGCGATGAAGCGCTTGTTGCTGCATACGGACATCCATCTGCTCCCATCTGCGAAAGGGCAAGCCGTTCTGCTGGATGGAGAGGATGTTTCGGAAGCGATCCGTACCCAAGAAGTGACGAAAGCGGTATCGGCAGTCGCGGCACATCCATCCGTCCGTCTGTTGATGGTGGACAAACAGCGCCAGTTGGCGACCAATAAAGGCGTAGTCATGGATGGCCGGGATATCGGCACGGATGTATTGCCGGAAGCGCAGTTGAAAATCTTCCTGACTGCTTCGGTGGAAGAGCGGGCGTTGCGGCGTTTCAAAGAAAATGACGGGCGCGGCATCCATACCTCTTTGGAGCAATTGCAAGCTGATATAAGCGAGCGGGACCGGGCGGATAGTGAACGGAAAGCATCCCCTCTTCGGCAGGCCGAAGACGCGATTCTGATCGACTCCACCTCGATGGCTATCGGGGATGTCGTGGAAAAGATCAGGGAGCTGGCGGAAGAGAGGATGGTCCGATGAATCTGTATCCGTTCGGAAAAGCGGTCGTCAGCACGCTTTTTTATCCATTGTTCCGCATCCAAGTGATCGGCAGGGAGCATTTTCCGCAAGAAGGCGGCGTCTTGTTATGTACGAACCATATCCATAACTTCGATCCGCCTGTCGTCGGCATCACCTGCCCGCGGACGGTGCACTTCATGGCAAAAGAAGAGCTTTTCCACGCGCCGGTGTTGAAGAATCTCCTTCCAAGCCTCCAGGCATATCCTGTGAAACGGGGAATGAGCGACCGGGAAGCTTTCCGGAACACGCTGAAGCATCTCCGCTCCGGAAAAGTCGTCGGCCTATTTCCGGAAGGGACCAGGAGCAAAACCGGGGAACTCGGCAAAGGATTGGCAGGTGCCGGTTTTTTCGCACTGAAAGGCGATGCCGCCGTCGTCCCGTGCGCCATCATCGGTCCCTACGCACCGTTCCGGAAATTGAAGGTCGTCTATGGGAAACCGATGGATATGACCCCCTACCGTGAGCGCAAGGCCTCCGCAGAAGAGGTGACGGAAGCCATCATGGAGGAAATCCGTAAACTCCAGCAGCAAAATAAATGAAGAATGCAAGGGTAAATTTTTGTTTTTATGGATAGATTCGCATACTATAGAGTTAGGATCTTTATGGAGGAGGACTACATAATGACTGAAGAGATGAACTTTGAAACTGAAACAGGCTATAATGAAGGAGATCGGGTCACCGGAAAGGTGACGAAAATCGAAGATAAATCGGTAACGGTCGAAATTGCAGGAGCACCTTTCGATGGTGTCATTCCGATCAGCGAACTGTCCAGCCTTCATATTGAAAAGGCTTCCGATGCCGTGGAGGTCGGCCAAGAGCTTGAGTTGAGCATCATCAAAGTGGAAGAGGATAATTATGTCCTTTCGAAACGGAAAATCGATGCGGAAGACGCATGGGACTCCTTGGAGGAGAAATTCCACAGTGGGGAAGTCATCGAAACGGAAGTGAAGGACGTCGTCAAAGGCGGACTCGTCGTGGACCTCGGCGTCCGCGGATTCATCCCGGCTTCGCTTGTCGAGGACTATTTCGTCGAATCTTTCGATGAATACAAAGGCCGCACGATGACATTCAAGATCGTTGAAATGGATAAAGAGAAGAACCGCTTGATCCTTTCACATCGCGCCGTGATCCAAGAAGAGAAAGCTGCACAGAAAGACGAAGTTCTCGAGAACCTGAAAGCCGGTCAAGTGATGGAAGGGACGGTCCAACGACTCGCTTCCTTCGGTGCCTTCGTTGACATCGGCGGCGTGGACGGACTTGTCCATATTTCTCAACTGTCCCATGAACATGTCGACAAAGTGGCCGACGTGTTGAAAGAAGGGGACAAGGTAAATGTCAAGGTCCTTTCCGTCGATCGGGATTCGGAGCGGATATCCCTGTCCATCAAAGACACATTGCCTGGCCCTTGGGAAGGAATCGAAGAGAGGGCGCCGAAAGGTTCGATCTTCGAAGGCGTCGTCAAACGACTCGTCTCTTATGGCGCATTCGTTGAAGTTCTTCCGGGTGTCGAAGGGCTTGTCCATATTTCCCGCATTTCCCACAAACATATCGGCACACCGCATGATGTGTTGCAGGAAGGCCAGAAAGTCCAAGTCAAAGTGCTGGATGTCAATGCGGATGAAAAACGTCTATCGCTCAGCATCAAAGACTTGATTGAAAAAGAAGAGGATAACAACTACGGCGACTATGAAATGCCAGAAGAAGCATCAGGCTTTTCCATTAGCGACGTCATCGGAGATCAGTTGAAGAAATTCTCTGAATGACCCGGTTTAGGTGACAATCAAATTCTTTGAGGTGATGGTGCTTGTACGGGCATCATCATCTTTTTTTGTGTATACTATCAGAAGATAAGCTGGAAGGATGGTAACGTATGACGAAACCAACAGTGGCAATCGTCGGAAGGCCCAATGTCGGGAAATCCACGATATTCAACCGAATTGTCGGCGAGCGGATTTCCATTGTGGAAGACGTGCCGGGCGTGACCCGCGATCGCATTTACAGTTCGGCAGATTGGCTTGCCCATGAATTTAACATAATTGACACAGGTGGGATCGATATCGGGGACGAGCCGTTCCTGGAAAAGATCCGCGCCCAGGCGGAGATCGCCATCGACGAAGCGGACGTGATCATCTTCCTGACGAATGGCCGGGAAGGCGTCACGGATGCGGACGAGCAAGTGGCGAAAATCCTGTACAAAACGAAAAAGCCCGTCGTCTTGGCGGTGAATAAAATCGATAACCCGGATATGCGTGAAATGATCTATGATTTCTACTCCCTCGGCTTCGGAGATCCTTATCCGATTTCAGGTTCACACGGGCTCGGCTTGGGCGACTTGCTCGATCAAGTTACGGCCAGCTTCCCTGAACCGGGCGCAGAGGAAGTGGAAGAGGATACGATCCGTTTCAGCCTCATCGGCCGGCCGAATGTCGGGAAATCCTCCCTCGTCAACGCCTTCATCGGCGAGGACCGGGTCATCGTCAGCGATGTAGCCGGCACGACGACCGATGCCATCGATACGACGTATGAATACGAGGGGCAGAAGTTCAAAATCATCGATACGGCAGGGATGCGCAAAAAAGGGAAAGTGTATGAGAACACCGAGAAATATAGCGTGCTGCGCGCATTGAAAGCGATCGAACGCTCCGATGTCGTCCTCATCGTCCTGAACGGCGAAGAAGGGATCCGGGAGCAGGACAAACGCATTGCCGGTTATGCAGAAGAGGCCGGGAAGGGCGTCATGATCGTCGTGAACAAATGGGACGCTGTTGAAAAGGATGACAAGACGATGATCCGCTTCACCGAAGACATCCGGGATAATTTCCAATTCCTTGACTACGCGCCGGTCGCGTTCGTCTCCGCGAAAACGAAACAGCGGGTTCATAGTTTATTCGAAAAAATAATAATGATCAGCGAAAACCATGCGATGCGCATCCAATCCAGCGTCCTGAATGAAGTGATCGAGGATGCGGTAGCGCGAAATCCGGCTCCGACCGACAAAGGGCGACGCTTGCGCATTTATTATGTCACTCAAGTGGCCGTCAAGCCGCCGACATTTGTCGTCTTTGTCAATGAACCGGAATTGATGCACTTCTCGTACGAACGATTTTTGCAAAATCGTCTACGGGAATCATTCGGATTTGAAGGGACGCCGATCCGTCTCATAACACGGGCGAGAAGCTGATCTAATCGCCACATCCAGCCTCGGGCGCTAGCCCTGTGCTTTTGTATTAGGAAGGAAGGGTTGACGATGAAAAAAGTTGCTGTACTCGGAGCAGGCAGCTGGGGAACTGCCATCGCCTTCGTCTTGGCCGAAAACGGACATGACTGTCTCATTTGGGCGAGACGTCCCGAACAAACCGATGAAATCAATGCCCGGCATTCGAACGGAGCCTATTTGCCGGGCATTCAACTGCCTGCCGCATTGCAGGCGACTTCCGATTTGCAGGAAGCCGTGAATCATGGAGATACGATCGTCCTCGCTGTCCCGACGAAAGCGATGCGCGAAGTCTGTGCTGAGCTGAACAGGATGGCGGCCGGGCCTAAATTGATTGTCCATGTGTCGAAAGGGATCGAACCGGATTCGTTGAAGCGGATTTCCGAGATGATCGAAGAAGAGGTCGATGCCGCAAAACGGACGGCGGTCGTCGCACTGTCAGGGCCGAGCCATGCCGAGGAGGTCGTGTTGCGCCATCCGACGACGGTGACAGCTGCCTCCATCGACATGGAAGCGGCGGAGCAGGTGCAGGATCTGTTCATGAACCCGTATTTCCGCGTCTACACGAATAACGACCTCATCGGGGTGGAAATCGGGGCGGCGCTGAAAAACGTCATCGCGCTCGCGGCCGGTGTGTCGGACGGGCTCGGGTACGGCGATAACGCGAAGGCGGCCCTTATTACGAGAGGGTTGGCCGAAATTACCCGTCTCGGTGTGAAAATGGGGGCGAATCCGCTCACTTTCTCCGGATTGACAGGGCTCGGGGACTTGATCGTCACATGTACGAGCGTCCATTCGCGGAACTGGAAAGCGGGGAACATGCTTGGACAAGGAAATAGCTTGGACGAGGTCATTGCCGGCATGGGCATGATCATCGAAGGGGTCCGCACTGCAAAAGCGGTCCATCAGCTGGCCATCCGCTATGATGTACCGATGCCGCTGTCCGAAGCCCTCTATACCGTTCTGTTCGAAGACGTGCCCCCAAAGGAAGCGGTCGATCAATTGATGAAACGAATGAAAAAACAGGAAGTCGAAGATCTTTTCGGCAACCGTTGATGTATGATGATGAAAGGATGACAACTCTTGACAGCAATGGATAAGATGTGGCTGTCATTTTACGCGATGGGATTCATGGCGATCTCCATGGGTCTGATTTACGCGAGCCGCCACAAATTGAACAACCGATTTCTAAAAGCGATCTTTGCCCTCGTGGCCTATTCCCTTCTGATCATTTCGTTTTTTGCCATGGTCTATCTCGTATTTAATGGTCCTACAGGAGGGGCGTAATGACATATATTAAGAAATGGGCGAGCATCTTCCTTTTGGTTGCCTCCTTGATGACGTTGACAGGCTGCATGTATCCCGGCGATGACAAGGCGACCCGCGAAATTGCCTATGAAGATCAATTGCAAAGTGTCCAGCAGGCCGTCGATACATATCAGAAGAATTCGGGTGGTCTTTTGCCGATCAAGACCCGCGATCAGGAAACCGATCCGTATATCAAATATCCGGTGGAATTCTCCAAAATCGTCCCGGCCTATATGGAAAAGATTCCATCCAATGCCTATGAGAACGGCGGCATCTATCAATATGTGCTGATGGACGTAGAAACCGACCCGGTTGTGAAACTGGTCGACCTTCGCTCCGCGGAACGCATCCGGGAACTGAAGCTGCGCCAGAATATCAATAACTCCGTCCCTTTCAAGGAAGCGGTCGGGGATCATGTTTACGCGGTTGATTATAAAAAAATGGGCTTCAAAGAGCCGTTGACGGTACCGAGTCCGTACTCCGATGCCCAACTGCCGATCGTCATCGGGGGCGACGGGGAATTCTATGTGGACTACTCCATCGATTTACATCGGATTTTGCAAAATGAAAACCCGGATGTCCAAGAAGGGGAAGATATCCGTCGCATATTAGCGGATGAATACCCGGTACTGCCGGCTTACTCCTTGCCATACACTGTGAATAGCGATAATGAGCCCGTCTTCCTGAAATAGGCGGCTTTTAGAAAAACGTTTCGTGTCTTATGCATGAAACGTTTTTTACTTTCATAAACTACTATGCGCAGAAAAGGAGGACGATGGGATGAAAGAAGAATTGTATGAGAGCTTGGCTAGACGCACAGACGGTGATATTTATATCGGTGTTGTCGGCCCGGTCCGGGTAGGCAAATCGACATTCGTGAAACGGGTCATGGAAGAAGTGGTCATTCCGAATATGACAGAGCAGTCC from Bacillus sp. OxB-1 encodes:
- a CDS encoding flagellar brake protein, yielding MLLTVGTIILIDKEYTKDSEKYKSKVVDIGDDHVMIDYPTHVETGRTTFIIDGTTLLVTFIDQNKISYAFKTEVCGRLNKGIPMLKLSYPGDDQLYKIQRREFVRVETAIDVAVETEEGFSQFVAEDLSAGGIALNFPRKVPFRDGDVVNMTIVLPFLDKEIKYVRTLAKAVRIWEKNGRTIGSFQFEDIEAVDRQYIIRFCFERQLQSRNRES
- the cmk gene encoding (d)CMP kinase, which encodes MVNGIQIAIDGPAGAGKSTVAKMAAEKLGFTYIDTGAMYRALTHKALIDHIDINDEDAMKRLLLHTDIHLLPSAKGQAVLLDGEDVSEAIRTQEVTKAVSAVAAHPSVRLLMVDKQRQLATNKGVVMDGRDIGTDVLPEAQLKIFLTASVEERALRRFKENDGRGIHTSLEQLQADISERDRADSERKASPLRQAEDAILIDSTSMAIGDVVEKIRELAEERMVR
- a CDS encoding lysophospholipid acyltransferase family protein; the protein is MNLYPFGKAVVSTLFYPLFRIQVIGREHFPQEGGVLLCTNHIHNFDPPVVGITCPRTVHFMAKEELFHAPVLKNLLPSLQAYPVKRGMSDREAFRNTLKHLRSGKVVGLFPEGTRSKTGELGKGLAGAGFFALKGDAAVVPCAIIGPYAPFRKLKVVYGKPMDMTPYRERKASAEEVTEAIMEEIRKLQQQNK
- the rpsA gene encoding 30S ribosomal protein S1 — encoded protein: MTEEMNFETETGYNEGDRVTGKVTKIEDKSVTVEIAGAPFDGVIPISELSSLHIEKASDAVEVGQELELSIIKVEEDNYVLSKRKIDAEDAWDSLEEKFHSGEVIETEVKDVVKGGLVVDLGVRGFIPASLVEDYFVESFDEYKGRTMTFKIVEMDKEKNRLILSHRAVIQEEKAAQKDEVLENLKAGQVMEGTVQRLASFGAFVDIGGVDGLVHISQLSHEHVDKVADVLKEGDKVNVKVLSVDRDSERISLSIKDTLPGPWEGIEERAPKGSIFEGVVKRLVSYGAFVEVLPGVEGLVHISRISHKHIGTPHDVLQEGQKVQVKVLDVNADEKRLSLSIKDLIEKEEDNNYGDYEMPEEASGFSISDVIGDQLKKFSE
- the der gene encoding ribosome biogenesis GTPase Der is translated as MTKPTVAIVGRPNVGKSTIFNRIVGERISIVEDVPGVTRDRIYSSADWLAHEFNIIDTGGIDIGDEPFLEKIRAQAEIAIDEADVIIFLTNGREGVTDADEQVAKILYKTKKPVVLAVNKIDNPDMREMIYDFYSLGFGDPYPISGSHGLGLGDLLDQVTASFPEPGAEEVEEDTIRFSLIGRPNVGKSSLVNAFIGEDRVIVSDVAGTTTDAIDTTYEYEGQKFKIIDTAGMRKKGKVYENTEKYSVLRALKAIERSDVVLIVLNGEEGIREQDKRIAGYAEEAGKGVMIVVNKWDAVEKDDKTMIRFTEDIRDNFQFLDYAPVAFVSAKTKQRVHSLFEKIIMISENHAMRIQSSVLNEVIEDAVARNPAPTDKGRRLRIYYVTQVAVKPPTFVVFVNEPELMHFSYERFLQNRLRESFGFEGTPIRLITRARS
- a CDS encoding NAD(P)H-dependent glycerol-3-phosphate dehydrogenase, whose protein sequence is MKKVAVLGAGSWGTAIAFVLAENGHDCLIWARRPEQTDEINARHSNGAYLPGIQLPAALQATSDLQEAVNHGDTIVLAVPTKAMREVCAELNRMAAGPKLIVHVSKGIEPDSLKRISEMIEEEVDAAKRTAVVALSGPSHAEEVVLRHPTTVTAASIDMEAAEQVQDLFMNPYFRVYTNNDLIGVEIGAALKNVIALAAGVSDGLGYGDNAKAALITRGLAEITRLGVKMGANPLTFSGLTGLGDLIVTCTSVHSRNWKAGNMLGQGNSLDEVIAGMGMIIEGVRTAKAVHQLAIRYDVPMPLSEALYTVLFEDVPPKEAVDQLMKRMKKQEVEDLFGNR
- a CDS encoding DUF2768 domain-containing protein, producing MDKMWLSFYAMGFMAISMGLIYASRHKLNNRFLKAIFALVAYSLLIISFFAMVYLVFNGPTGGA